One stretch of Sphingomonas rosea DNA includes these proteins:
- the ligA gene encoding NAD-dependent DNA ligase LigA — protein MTEPEAGRRLRQLAKEIAHHNRLYHDQDAPEISDADYDALVRENNELEAAFPHLVRPDSPNAQVGAAPSSALAKVAHARPMLSLENAFSGDDVRDFVRRVRRFLSLAEDEPVALTAEPKIDGLSASLRYENGHLVLAATRGDGTIGEDVTPNVRTIADIPQTLANAPAILEVRGEVYMSKADFAALNARQAEAGAKVFANPRNAAAGSLRQKDPAITAARPLRFLMHGWGEVSEPLGQTQMEAVDRLRALGFPVDERVVRCADVEEALAHYARIEHERADLPFDIDGVVYKLDRLDWQERLGFVGRAPRWAIAHKFPAEKAETTLERIEIQVGRTGKLTPIGRLTPVGVGGVIVSNVTLHNRDEIGRLGLREGDRVRIQRAGDVIPQVVENLTPDEPRPAFVYPDHCPACGSEAVAEEGEVDIRCTGGLVCPAQRLERLKHFVSRGAMDIDGLGEKSIVEFAELGWIEKPSDIFRLSAHRAELLGREGWKEKSVDALLAAIEARKGFDSARLLFGLGIRHVGIVTARDLLKCFGTIDALQAAATGDNGTAELSAVEGVGPVVAEAVHDFFHEAHNREEVAALLDLARPAPFVNQARDTAWSGKTIVFTGSLETMSRDEAKAQAERLGARAAGSVSAKTDLVVAGPGAGSKLKKAEELGVRVVTEAEWANIVAEA, from the coding sequence GTGACCGAACCCGAAGCAGGCCGTCGCCTCCGCCAGTTGGCGAAGGAAATCGCGCATCACAACCGCCTGTACCACGACCAGGACGCGCCCGAGATCTCGGACGCCGACTATGACGCGCTGGTCCGCGAGAACAACGAACTCGAGGCCGCCTTCCCGCATCTCGTCCGCCCGGATTCGCCCAATGCGCAGGTCGGCGCCGCCCCGTCCTCGGCGCTCGCCAAGGTCGCCCATGCGCGGCCGATGCTGAGCCTCGAGAACGCCTTTTCGGGCGACGACGTTCGCGACTTCGTCCGGCGCGTCCGCCGGTTCCTGAGCCTCGCCGAGGACGAGCCGGTCGCGCTCACCGCCGAGCCCAAGATCGACGGCCTCTCGGCCTCGCTCCGCTACGAGAACGGCCACCTGGTCCTCGCCGCCACCCGCGGCGACGGCACGATCGGCGAGGACGTGACGCCGAACGTCCGAACGATCGCCGACATCCCGCAGACCCTCGCCAACGCCCCCGCGATCCTCGAGGTGCGCGGCGAGGTCTACATGTCCAAGGCTGATTTCGCCGCCCTGAACGCCCGCCAGGCCGAGGCCGGCGCCAAGGTCTTCGCCAACCCCCGCAACGCCGCCGCCGGCTCGCTCCGCCAGAAGGACCCGGCCATCACCGCCGCCCGCCCCCTGCGCTTCCTGATGCACGGCTGGGGCGAAGTCTCCGAACCCCTCGGGCAAACGCAGATGGAAGCCGTCGACCGCCTTCGCGCCCTCGGCTTTCCGGTCGACGAGCGCGTCGTCCGCTGCGCCGACGTCGAGGAGGCACTCGCGCACTACGCCCGGATCGAGCACGAGCGCGCCGACCTGCCGTTCGACATCGACGGCGTGGTCTACAAGCTCGACCGGCTCGACTGGCAGGAGCGACTGGGCTTCGTCGGCCGCGCCCCGCGCTGGGCGATCGCCCACAAATTCCCCGCCGAAAAGGCCGAGACCACGCTCGAGCGGATCGAGATCCAGGTCGGCCGCACCGGGAAATTGACCCCCATCGGCCGCCTCACCCCGGTCGGCGTCGGCGGCGTCATCGTCAGCAACGTCACCTTGCACAACCGCGACGAGATCGGCCGGCTGGGCCTTCGCGAGGGCGACCGCGTCCGCATCCAGCGCGCGGGCGACGTCATCCCGCAAGTGGTCGAGAACCTGACCCCCGACGAACCCCGCCCCGCCTTCGTCTACCCCGACCATTGCCCTGCCTGCGGCTCCGAAGCGGTCGCCGAGGAAGGCGAAGTCGACATCCGCTGCACCGGCGGCCTCGTCTGCCCCGCCCAGCGCCTCGAGCGCCTCAAGCATTTCGTCAGCCGCGGCGCGATGGACATCGATGGCCTGGGCGAAAAGAGCATCGTCGAATTCGCCGAGCTCGGCTGGATCGAGAAGCCGTCCGACATCTTCCGCCTGTCGGCCCACCGCGCCGAGCTCCTCGGCCGCGAAGGCTGGAAGGAGAAAAGCGTCGACGCACTGCTCGCCGCGATCGAGGCGCGCAAGGGGTTCGACAGCGCCCGCCTCTTGTTCGGCCTCGGCATCCGCCACGTCGGCATCGTCACCGCCCGCGACCTGCTCAAATGCTTCGGGACGATCGACGCGCTGCAGGCCGCCGCCACCGGCGACAACGGCACCGCCGAGCTGTCCGCGGTCGAAGGCGTCGGCCCGGTGGTCGCCGAGGCGGTCCACGACTTCTTCCACGAGGCCCACAACCGCGAGGAAGTCGCCGCCCTGCTCGACCTCGCCCGACCCGCGCCGTTCGTGAACCAGGCCCGCGACACCGCCTGGAGCGGCAAGACCATCGTCTTCACCGGAAGCCTCGAGACGATGAGTCGCGACGAGGCCAAGGCGCAGGCCGAACGCCTCGGCGCGCGGGCGGCGGGCTCGGTCAGCGCCAAGACCGACCTCGTCGTCGCCGGTCCCGGCGCGGGGTCGAAGCTCAAGAAGGCCGAGGAACTGGGTGTCCGCGTCGTCACCGAGGCCGAATGGGCAAATATCGTCGCCGAGGCGTGA
- a CDS encoding SDR family oxidoreductase yields MNILLTGASRGIGKAAADALRAAGHTVLGTSTKGGEGLVAADFADGEAAARCWDEAVARLGRIDVLVNNAGVYEAVADDAPEAEWQAQWARTMQVNLQAAVDLSRLAVGHFRAIGGGRIVNVASRAGYRGDSPQHWHYAASKAALVAVTKTIARGYAGENILAFGVTPGFTVTEMTEEYLASRGGEKVLAEIPLGRVASAAEVGETIRWLATQAPASATGCVIDVNGASYVR; encoded by the coding sequence ATGAACATTCTCCTGACCGGCGCGAGCCGGGGTATCGGCAAGGCGGCCGCCGACGCGCTTCGGGCCGCCGGCCACACGGTGCTCGGCACCTCAACCAAGGGCGGCGAGGGGCTGGTCGCGGCCGATTTCGCCGACGGCGAGGCGGCAGCGCGCTGCTGGGACGAGGCGGTGGCGCGGCTCGGCCGGATCGACGTCCTGGTCAACAATGCCGGGGTCTATGAGGCGGTCGCCGACGACGCGCCCGAGGCCGAGTGGCAGGCGCAGTGGGCGCGCACGATGCAGGTCAATCTGCAGGCCGCGGTCGACCTCAGCCGGCTCGCGGTCGGGCACTTCCGGGCGATTGGCGGCGGGCGGATCGTCAACGTCGCGAGCCGCGCGGGCTATCGCGGTGACAGTCCCCAGCACTGGCATTATGCGGCGTCGAAGGCCGCGCTCGTCGCGGTCACCAAGACGATCGCGCGGGGCTATGCGGGCGAGAACATCCTCGCCTTCGGGGTGACTCCGGGCTTCACCGTCACCGAGATGACCGAGGAATATCTCGCCAGCCGCGGCGGAGAGAAGGTGCTGGCGGAAATTCCGCTCGGCCGTGTGGCTAGCGCGGCCGAAGTCGGCGAGACGATCCGCTGGCTCGCGACGCAGGCCCCGGCGAGCGCTACCGGTTGCGTGATCGACGTCAATGGAGCTTCCTATGTCCGTTAG
- a CDS encoding UrcA family protein, translated as MRMLAIASAAALIACSGAAVAAEPMGTLVVSATRSLADNQRTVSYGDLQLASADGRAQLRNRVAGAIADLCDPRRFSVAEPHDSIRCTAQAWSDITPRLDQLTPRMASR; from the coding sequence ATGCGCATGCTCGCCATCGCTTCCGCCGCCGCCCTGATCGCCTGCTCGGGAGCCGCCGTCGCGGCCGAGCCGATGGGGACGCTCGTCGTCAGCGCGACCCGCAGCCTCGCCGACAACCAGCGCACGGTCTCCTATGGCGACCTCCAGCTCGCCTCCGCCGATGGCCGCGCGCAGCTGCGCAACCGCGTCGCGGGCGCGATCGCCGACCTTTGCGATCCCCGCCGTTTCTCGGTCGCCGAACCGCATGATTCGATCCGCTGCACTGCGCAGGCCTGGAGCGACATCACGCCCCGCCTCGACCAGCTCACCCCGCGGATGGCCTCGCGCTGA
- the recN gene encoding DNA repair protein RecN, translating into MLRQLVIRDVVLIDRLTLDFGDGLGVLTGETGAGKSILLDSLGLALGMRADSGLVRAAQDAAAVTAAFELGPDHPAVPLLDAAGVEQEAGEPLLFRRTLKADGGSRAFLGGAPVPASTLREVGASLVEIHGQHDDRGLLNPKGHRGLLDSFGKVRTDAVQRAWTRLTDLRQELDQLRRSQEDADRDRDFLEHSVEELRKLRPEEGEEEALAEKRAAMKQFARITDDLDGLQELFTGSEGGLSQLRQAARRLERVGDAHPLLAEALAALDRAIIDASEAEDKVERARTELDFSPDDLEAAEARLFELRGIARKHRVEPDQLRHLLIQMEEALESAAGGSARIAELERSLDVAEADYHAAAAALTEARQAAAARLDAAVAAELAPLKLEAARFRTVVSPGEPGPAGADRVEFEVSTNPGAPFGALIKIASGGELSRFILALKVALAEEGGASTMIFDEIDRGVGGAVASAIGDRLARLATRSQLLVVTHSPQVAARARHHYRIEKSHGADGTRTTVRLLSADERREEIARMLSGAEVTEEARAQAARLLETV; encoded by the coding sequence ATGCTGCGGCAGCTCGTCATCCGTGACGTGGTGCTGATCGACCGTCTGACGCTCGACTTCGGCGATGGCCTCGGGGTCCTCACCGGCGAGACCGGCGCGGGCAAGTCGATCCTGCTCGATTCGCTTGGCCTCGCGCTCGGCATGCGCGCCGACAGCGGCCTCGTCCGCGCGGCCCAGGACGCCGCCGCCGTCACCGCTGCCTTCGAACTCGGCCCCGACCACCCGGCGGTGCCGCTCCTCGACGCCGCCGGGGTCGAACAGGAAGCGGGCGAACCCCTCCTCTTCCGCCGCACCTTGAAGGCCGATGGCGGCAGCCGCGCCTTTCTCGGCGGCGCGCCCGTTCCCGCCTCGACCTTGCGCGAGGTCGGCGCGAGCCTGGTCGAGATCCACGGCCAGCACGACGACCGCGGCCTGCTCAATCCCAAGGGCCACCGCGGGCTGCTGGACAGCTTCGGCAAGGTCCGGACCGACGCCGTCCAGCGCGCCTGGACCCGCCTCACCGATCTCCGCCAGGAGCTCGACCAGCTCCGCCGCAGCCAGGAAGATGCCGACCGCGACCGCGATTTCCTCGAACATAGCGTCGAGGAACTGCGCAAGCTCCGCCCCGAGGAAGGCGAGGAGGAGGCGCTGGCCGAAAAGCGCGCCGCGATGAAGCAGTTCGCGCGCATCACCGACGACCTCGACGGCCTGCAGGAGCTATTCACCGGTTCCGAGGGCGGCCTGTCGCAGCTCCGACAGGCGGCGCGCCGCCTCGAACGGGTCGGCGACGCCCACCCGCTTCTCGCCGAGGCGCTCGCCGCCCTCGACCGCGCGATCATCGATGCCTCGGAAGCCGAGGACAAGGTCGAGCGCGCCCGCACCGAACTCGATTTCTCGCCCGATGACCTCGAGGCCGCCGAGGCCCGCCTCTTCGAACTGCGCGGCATCGCCCGCAAGCACCGGGTCGAGCCCGACCAGCTGCGCCATCTCCTGATCCAGATGGAGGAAGCGCTCGAAAGCGCCGCCGGCGGCTCGGCCCGGATCGCCGAGCTCGAGCGCAGCCTCGATGTCGCCGAGGCCGATTATCATGCCGCCGCCGCCGCGCTGACCGAGGCCCGCCAGGCCGCCGCCGCCCGGCTCGACGCCGCGGTCGCCGCCGAGCTCGCGCCGCTCAAGCTCGAGGCCGCGCGCTTCCGCACCGTCGTCTCGCCCGGCGAACCCGGCCCCGCCGGCGCCGACCGCGTCGAATTCGAAGTCTCGACCAATCCCGGCGCCCCGTTCGGCGCGCTGATCAAGATCGCCTCGGGCGGCGAATTGTCGCGCTTCATCCTCGCCCTGAAGGTCGCCCTCGCCGAAGAAGGCGGCGCTTCGACCATGATTTTCGACGAGATCGACCGCGGGGTCGGCGGCGCGGTGGCGAGCGCCATCGGCGACCGCCTCGCCCGCCTCGCCACCCGCAGCCAGCTCCTCGTCGTCACCCACTCGCCCCAGGTCGCCGCGCGCGCCCGCCACCATTACCGGATCGAGAAGAGCCACGGGGCCGACGGCACGCGCACCACCGTGCGCCTGCTCTCCGCCGACGAGCGCCGCGAGGAGATCGCCCGAATGCTCTCGGGCGCCGAAGTCACCGAGGAAGCCCGGGCGCAGGCCGCGCGGCTGCTCGAAACCGTCTGA
- a CDS encoding dienelactone hydrolase family protein, which yields MTERTITHEFGGDRLESVLVLPDGEATATIIIVPTVAGVSELELGFARDLAERGYAALVADLWGRRFTMPDDRPAAFAQMNDLKADRAALRDRLLDIVAVARTETGHDEPRIAAIGFCFGGLCVLDLARSGVGIAGVASFHGLFDAPDLPRRKIAAKVVAYHGWNDPMVPPDAVVGLAAELTEAGADWQILGYGHVGHGFTNPNAHRLGVDGVAFDAAAARRSWTALHDYLDELFA from the coding sequence ATGACCGAGCGGACCATCACGCACGAATTTGGCGGCGACCGGCTCGAAAGCGTCCTCGTCTTACCCGACGGCGAGGCGACCGCGACGATCATCATCGTCCCCACCGTCGCCGGCGTCAGCGAGCTCGAGCTCGGCTTTGCACGCGACCTCGCCGAGCGCGGTTACGCCGCTCTCGTTGCCGATCTGTGGGGCCGCCGCTTCACCATGCCCGACGACCGCCCGGCCGCCTTTGCGCAGATGAACGACCTCAAGGCCGACCGCGCCGCGCTCCGCGACCGCCTTCTCGACATCGTTGCGGTCGCCAGGACCGAGACCGGCCACGACGAACCCCGCATCGCGGCGATCGGTTTCTGCTTCGGGGGCCTCTGCGTCCTCGACCTCGCGCGCTCCGGCGTTGGAATCGCCGGCGTCGCGAGCTTCCACGGCCTGTTCGACGCGCCCGACCTCCCGCGGCGCAAGATCGCCGCCAAGGTCGTCGCCTATCACGGCTGGAACGACCCGATGGTCCCCCCGGACGCCGTCGTCGGCCTCGCCGCCGAGCTCACCGAGGCCGGCGCCGACTGGCAGATCCTCGGCTATGGCCATGTCGGTCACGGCTTCACCAACCCCAATGCCCATCGCCTCGGCGTCGATGGCGTCGCCTTTGACGCCGCCGCCGCGCGCCGCAGCTGGACCGCGCTCCACGATTATCTGGATGAACTGTTCGCCTGA
- the bla gene encoding subclass B3 metallo-beta-lactamase — MSVSLMLAALAGQQISIPLGKPVVYEKFPAPIAVAGPAFARTCGDNDDWDKPAPPVRIFGNTYYVGTCGISAILITDKAGDVLIDSGTEKGADLVAANIRRLGFQLSDVKYLLHSHEHVDHVGGMARLQQLTGAQLVASAPAAQVFRTGVTAADDPQAGILPRVPTVTVGRIVKDGDTVRSGGLQLTATATPGHTAGALSWSWVSCDGGVCRTMVFADSLSPVSRDDYRFTDHPAWVASLRQGIAKMAGLECDILLTPHPGASNMRQRFGGTAALFDPEGCRNYAAAKTKALDERLAKEAPSK; from the coding sequence ATGTCCGTTAGCCTGATGCTTGCCGCGCTGGCCGGCCAGCAGATCAGCATCCCGCTCGGCAAACCCGTGGTCTACGAGAAATTCCCGGCGCCGATCGCGGTCGCGGGGCCGGCCTTCGCGCGGACCTGCGGCGACAATGACGATTGGGACAAGCCCGCGCCGCCGGTCCGGATCTTCGGCAACACTTATTATGTCGGAACCTGCGGGATCAGCGCGATCCTGATCACCGACAAGGCCGGCGACGTGCTGATCGACAGCGGCACCGAAAAGGGCGCCGACCTCGTCGCGGCGAACATCCGGCGGCTGGGCTTCCAGCTGTCCGACGTCAAATATCTCCTCCACAGCCACGAGCATGTCGATCACGTCGGCGGGATGGCACGGCTGCAGCAGCTGACCGGCGCGCAGCTGGTCGCCTCGGCACCGGCCGCGCAGGTGTTCCGGACCGGGGTCACGGCGGCCGACGATCCGCAGGCAGGCATCCTGCCGCGCGTGCCGACGGTCACCGTCGGGCGGATCGTCAAGGACGGCGACACGGTGCGCAGCGGCGGACTTCAGCTCACCGCGACCGCGACTCCGGGCCATACGGCGGGCGCGCTCAGCTGGAGCTGGGTGAGCTGCGACGGCGGCGTGTGCCGGACGATGGTCTTTGCCGACAGCCTCTCGCCGGTCAGCCGCGACGACTATCGCTTCACCGACCATCCGGCGTGGGTGGCGAGCCTGCGCCAAGGCATCGCCAAGATGGCCGGCCTCGAGTGCGACATCCTGCTCACCCCGCATCCGGGCGCGAGCAACATGCGCCAGCGGTTCGGCGGCACGGCGGCCCTGTTCGATCCCGAGGGCTGCAGGAATTATGCGGCGGCCAAAACCAAGGCGCTCGACGAGCGGCTGGCCAAGGAGGCGCCAAGCAAATGA
- a CDS encoding DUF1697 domain-containing protein, with amino-acid sequence MTAYVAFLRAVNVSGTGKLPMAELRRMGEECGFANVRTYIASGNLLFESKLSEAKVAGLVADKVAKWFGKPVPVLVRSAAEMRAIADSNPFPEESGSRNFVFFLAGPPPADFMAAVRGREDERIAAGRREICVAYGEGIGKTKLVIPAVKTGTARNRNTVEKIAAMLEEQA; translated from the coding sequence GTGACCGCCTACGTCGCCTTTCTCCGGGCGGTGAACGTCTCGGGCACGGGCAAGCTGCCCATGGCCGAGCTTCGCCGGATGGGCGAGGAATGCGGCTTTGCCAACGTCCGCACCTACATCGCCAGCGGCAACCTCCTGTTCGAGAGCAAGCTGTCCGAAGCGAAGGTCGCGGGCCTCGTCGCCGACAAGGTCGCAAAGTGGTTCGGCAAGCCCGTGCCCGTCCTGGTCCGTTCCGCCGCCGAGATGCGCGCCATTGCCGATTCCAATCCCTTTCCGGAGGAAAGTGGAAGCCGCAACTTCGTCTTCTTCCTCGCGGGCCCGCCCCCGGCCGATTTCATGGCCGCCGTGCGCGGGCGCGAGGACGAGCGCATCGCGGCCGGCCGCCGCGAGATCTGCGTTGCCTATGGCGAGGGGATCGGCAAGACGAAGCTCGTCATCCCCGCCGTCAAGACCGGCACCGCCCGCAACCGCAACACGGTCGAGAAGATCGCCGCGATGCTCGAGGAACAAGCGTGA
- a CDS encoding 50S ribosomal protein L11 methyltransferase, whose amino-acid sequence MSWRVTIPCNRAEGEAVGAMDDPFGDHPNPPVIVADEPDEHRPDDWRLHAYFEAEPTAAELAVLQGLASGEPVLEELADEDWVTRSQAGLEPIRAGRFFVRTPAHGPEDGAINFLIDAGLAFGTGHHHTTKGCLEALDRLEAAGKAFANIADIGTGTGLLAFGAMALWPDAKAIATDIDPISIDVTRDNAQANGVALGEGAGELALAVADGMAHPALAERAPFDLLIANILAGPLIELAGDFVDATAAGGTIVLAGLLDTQAEAVTDAYVSRGCRLVEGGSGEWRVLVLERQ is encoded by the coding sequence ATGAGCTGGCGCGTCACGATCCCCTGCAACCGTGCCGAGGGCGAGGCCGTCGGCGCCATGGACGATCCGTTCGGCGACCACCCCAACCCGCCGGTGATCGTCGCCGACGAACCCGACGAGCATCGTCCCGACGACTGGCGGCTCCACGCCTACTTCGAGGCGGAGCCGACCGCGGCCGAGCTGGCGGTGCTGCAGGGCCTCGCGAGCGGCGAGCCGGTGCTCGAGGAACTCGCCGACGAGGATTGGGTGACGCGCAGCCAGGCCGGGCTCGAGCCGATCCGCGCGGGGCGGTTCTTCGTCCGGACCCCGGCGCACGGGCCCGAGGATGGCGCGATCAACTTCCTGATCGACGCGGGCCTCGCCTTCGGGACGGGGCATCACCACACCACCAAGGGCTGCCTCGAGGCGCTCGACCGGCTCGAGGCGGCGGGCAAGGCTTTCGCCAATATCGCCGACATCGGGACGGGGACGGGGCTGCTGGCGTTCGGAGCCATGGCGCTCTGGCCGGACGCGAAGGCCATCGCCACCGACATCGATCCGATCAGCATCGACGTCACGCGCGACAATGCGCAGGCAAACGGGGTGGCGCTGGGCGAGGGCGCAGGCGAACTGGCGCTGGCGGTGGCCGACGGCATGGCGCATCCGGCGCTGGCCGAACGCGCGCCGTTCGATCTCCTCATCGCCAACATCCTCGCCGGGCCGCTGATCGAGCTGGCGGGCGACTTCGTCGACGCAACCGCGGCGGGCGGGACGATCGTGCTGGCGGGGCTGCTCGACACGCAGGCCGAGGCGGTGACGGACGCCTATGTCAGCCGCGGCTGCCGGCTGGTCGAGGGCGGCAGCGGCGAATGGCGCGTGCTGGTGCTGGAACGGCAGTAA